The genomic DNA AACAATGTGCGTGGACGGTTGGAGTTGCCTTCGCTAAAGGATATGGAGGGGCTTTTTGTAACATATGAAGGCTTTGTGGCGGAAGGGGTTACGTCGAATGTTTTTTGGTCGAAGGACGGCGAACTTTTTACGCCGTCTATTGACGCGGGTATTTTGCCTGGGACGACGCGGGCTTTCATTATGGACTTGGCTAAGTCGATGGGGCTTGTTGTCCATGAAGGGCTTTATGACAAGTGGCATGTGGAACAGGCGGATGAGGTATTTGTAACGAATGCTGTGCAGGAACTTGTGCCATTATCGGCCATTGAAGGCGTATCACTTCCGGGAGCTTCCGGAGTTTATTATCAAAATCTACATGAACTATATAGACGGGCAATAGATGATATGGAAGAAGGCGACGAATGATGGAACTGACGCATGCGCGTGATGTGTATCGGTTTAAGGGAAGCGAAATGGATTTTAAGAAAGAAACGGTGATCATGGGCATTTTGAATGTCACACCCGATTCATTCTCGGATGGTGGTAAATTTGGTGCGATTGACGTGGCACTAAAGCATGCGGAAGAAATGCTGCGTAATGGAGCGAAGATTATTGACGTGGGCGGAGAATCAACGCGCCCTGGGCATGTACCGGTTTCACTGGAACAAGAGTTGGAGCGGACGGTGCCCGTGATTGAGGCGTTGACGAAAGAGTTGGGCTGTGTGGTGTCGATCGATACATACAAAGCGGGAGTTGCCGAAGAGGCGATTAAAGCGGGCGCGCAGATTATTAATGATATATGGGGAGCAAAGCGTGAACCAGCAATTGCGGACGTGGCGGCGAAATATGATGTGTCGATTATCTTGATGCATAATCGTGAGCAGGCGGTGTATGAAGGTCCGTTCATAGATGAAGTGATTGCGGATTTGGAAGAAAGTATTGGCATTGCGACAGCGGCGGGTGTAACACGCGAAAATATCTGGCTTGATCCGGGGATTGGCTTTGCGCGGGATACGATGCAAAATATTGTGACGATGCAAGGATTGCGACGAATTTCGGATATGGGATACCCAGTGTTGTTGGGAACCTCTCGGAAATCGTTAATTGGCAATGTGTTAGAGTTACCCGTTGAAGAGCGATTGGAAGGGACAGGTGCGACAGTTTGTTATGGCATCGAACACGGCTGTCATATGATGCGTGTTCATGATGTGAAAGAAATCGCACGTATGGCGAAAATGATGGATGTGTTAACGGGTAAAACCGTTTTTGAACAGTAGGAGGGTGTAATATGGATTATATTCATTTGAATGAAATGGCGTTTTACGGTTATCACGGTGCGTTGCCTGAGGAGACGAAATTGGGGCAACGCTTTCGTGTGTCTGTATCACTGGCGACGGACCTCGCAGAAGCTGGCACAACAGATGAGTTGGACAAGACGGTAAATTATGCGGAAGTCTACCAACTATGCCGAGCGATCGTTGAAGGGGAGCCTGTGAAATTAATTGAAACGGTGTCGGAAAGAATCGCGGCTGAAGTGCTAAAGGCGTTTGGGGCTAAAGTGAGTGGTGTTCGCGTTGTGTTGATAAAGCCGGATCCACCAATTCCGGGCCATTATACATCCGTGGCGGTTGATATTACGAGGGGGCGCTTCGTGTGACTGTTGCGTATTTATCAATCGGCTCGAATATCGGTGATAGACTCGATCATCTTGTGGAAGCGGTGCGTGCGCTCGATGTACGCGATGATGTGAGGGTGTTGGCCGTATCGTCAGTTTATGAAACGGCACCTGTTGGCTATACCGACCAGGCGGACTTTCTTAATATTGCGGTCGGTGTGGAAACGACATTGGATGCATACGAATTACTTGCGGCGTGTCAGGAAGTTGAACAGGCGCTTGGCAGGGTTCGGACGGTAAGATGGGGTCCCCGGACTGTCGACCTTGACATTTTATTGTATGATAACGACAATGTTGTAGCAGAGAACTTGATCGTACCACATATGCGTATGCATGAGCGGGCGTTTGTTCTCATTCCTCTTCTAGAGATTGCTCCGATGGTTGTCCATCCGAAGACAGGAAAATTGTATGCAAAGGAAATTGCTGCTCAAGATCGTGGTGTTATGCTTTGGAAGAAAGTTAACGGAGTCGAGCAATTTTTGCAGACGGCGGAATGAATCGGCCTTAGTTATATACATTGATGACAGTCAGGCGAAAGAGATTGAAATGGCTCTTTTCATTATAATAAGTAAGTAAAACGTGTTTGGACGTCGTAAATTGTGTACAATAGTTGCATGAAGTTAAAGCCTCCGGCGGATGTCATGGATTTTGAAGAGATTTAATTGAGCGAGCTCAATCCAAAATCCAGACGCAAATACGCCAAGGTGTATTTGATTGCAACGGAAATAATGAAGGAGTGAAAGACATGTCCCATTTGGACGAATTGAACGATCAGCTACTGGTGAGACGCCAGAAGATGGAGGATATACGAGAAAGTGGACTAGATCCATTCGGCTCGAGGTTTGAACGAACACATTTATCAAATGAAATTTTAGAACAATATGAAGAGCTTTCAAAAGAAGAGCTTGATGAAACACCGCATGAAGTAAAAATTGCGGGACGTATCATGACGAAGCGTGGCAAAGGGAAAGCTGGTTTTGCGCATTTACAAGACCTTGGTGGCCAAATTCAAATTTACGTAAGACAAGATGCAATTGGTGAAGAAGCGTATAAGCTTTTTACAAGTGCAGATCTTGGTGATATTGTTGGGGTTTCTGGCGTTGTCTTTAAAACAAAAGTAGGAGAACTTTCTATTAAAGCAACGGAGTTTACTTTCCTGACAAAAGCACTCCGCCCACTACCTGAGAAATTCCACGGGTTGAAGGATATTGAACAGCGCTATCGTCAGCGTTATTTGGATTTGATTGCAACAGAGGGAAGTAAAGAGACATTTATTCTTAGAAGTAAAATTATCCGTTCAATGCGCCGTTATTTAGATGATCAAGGATTCCTAGAAGTGGAAACGCCGATGCTACATGCAATTGCGGGCGGGGCCTCTGCGCGTCCATTCATCACGCATCATAATACACTCGACATGGAACTTTACATGCGTATCGCAATCGAACTTCACTTGAAGCGCCTTATTGTAGGTGGACTTGAGAAGGTTTATGAAATTGGCCGCGTCTTCCGTAATGAGGGAATGTCAACACGTCATAATCCGGAGTTTACGATGATTGAACTATATGAAGCGTACGCTGATTATAAAGATATCATGGCATTAACAGAAAACTTGGTTGCGCATATTGCCCAAGATGTACTAGGCACAACACAAGTACAGTACGGAGAAGACATCATTGAACTAGCACCAGGTTGGACACGTCTTCATATGGTCGATGCAATAAAAGAATATACAGGCGTTGATTTCTGGAAAGAGATGACGAAGGAAGAAGCGCATGCACTTGCTAAAGAGCATGGCGTGGAAGTAACAGCTATGATGGAAGTTGGGCATGTATTGAATGAGTTCTTTGAGCAGAAGGTTGAAGAGCAACTTGTGCAGCCGACATTCATTTACGGGCACCCAGTGGAAATCTCACCTCTTGCGAAGAAGAATCCGGAAGACGAGCGTTTCACAGATCGCTTTGAATTGTTCATTGTACGTCGCGAGCATGCAAATGCATTCACGGAGTTGAATGATCCAATCGATCAACGTCAACGTTTTGAAGCGCAACTTGTTGAGAAAGAACAAGGGAATGATGAAGCGCATGATATGGATGACGATTTCATAGAAGCACTTGAGTATGGACTGCCGCCTACTGGTGGACTCGGAATCGGTGTGGACCGTCTTGTTATGTTGTTAACAAACGCTCAATCGATTCGTGACATCTTGCTATTCCCACAGATGCGTCCGAGAGACTAAAGGAAGTAACCGCTATGCAAAGCCACTTAAAGTGCTTTGCATAGCGGTTTTTAGTTTAAGTAATGAAAGGTATGAAAAAAGTTTCGAAATAAGGTTGCATTCGTGGAGATCCGATGGTATATTAGAAAGCGTCGCACTTCCGATGTGAAGAAAACAACGAAAAAGAAATTGAAATTAGTTGTTGACTCATTCAAAAGGAAATGTTAAGATAGAAAACGTTGCGCTTCCGATATAAACAAAACAACGAAAAAAGAAATTGAAATTAGTTGTTGACATGAAGGACGTAACCTGATAAGATATAAAAGTTGCCTCTGAGATAAGCAGCGGCGATATGGACCTTGAAAACTGAACAGCAAAACGTCAATGAAATAAAGCGAAGGTGCTTCGGCACTAGAGCCAAACGTTTCCCAAAAGGAAACACAAACGAATCTTCGGATTCAAATTTGACATCTTAATTGATGCCAGCAAGAAATGAGCAATCATTTTCTTCTATTATGGAGAGTTTGATCCTGGCTCAGGACGAACGCTGGCGGCGTGCCTAATACATGCAAGTCGAGCGGACGGAAGGGAGCTTGCTCCCTGAAGTTAGCGGCGGACGGGTGAGTAACACGTGGGCAACCTGCCCTGCAGATGGGGATAACTCCGGGAAACCGGGGCTAATACCGAATAATCAGTTTGTCCGCATGGACAAACTCTGAAAGACGGTTTCGGCTGTCACTGCAGGATGGGCCCGCGGCGCATTAGCTAGTTGGTGGGGTAATGGCCTACCAAGGCGACGATGCGTAGCCGACCTGAGAGGGTGATCGGCCACACTGGGACTGAGACACGGCCCAGACTCCTACGGGAGGCAGCAGTAGGGAATCTTCCACAATGGACGAAAGTCTGATGGAGCAACGCCGCGTGAGTGAAGAAGGTTTTCGGATCGTAAAGCTCTGTTGTAAGGGAAGAACACGTACGAGAGTAACTGCTCGTACCTTGACGGTACCTTATTAGAAAGCCACGGCTAACTACGTGCCAGCAGCCGCGGTAATACGTAGGTGGCAAGCGTTGTCCGGAATTATTGGGCGTAAAGCGCGCGCAGGCGGTCCTTTAAGTCTGATGTGAAAGCCCACGGCTCAACCGTGGAGGGTCATTGGAAACTGGGGGACTTGAGTACAGAAGAGGAAAGCGGAATTCCACGTGTAGCGGTGAAATGCGTAGAGATGTGGAGGAACACCAGTGGCGAAGGCGGCTTTCTGGTCTGTAACTGACGCTGAGGCGCGAAAGCGTGGGGAGCAAACAGGATTAGATACCCTGGTAGTCCACGCCGTAAACGATGAGTGCTAAGTGTTAGGGGGTTTCCGCCCCTTAGTGCTGCAGCTAACGCATTAAGCACTCCGCCTGGGGAGTACGGCCGCAAGGCTGAAACTCAAAGGAATTGACGGGGACCCGCACAAGCGGTGGAGCATGTGGTTTAATTCGAAGCAACGCGAAGAACCTTACCAGGTCTTGACATCCCGCTGCCCGGTGTAGAGATATGCCTTTCCCTTCGGGGACAGCGGTGACAGGTGGTGCATGGTTGTCGTCAGCTCGTGTCGTGAGATGTTGGGTTAAGTCCCGCAACGAGCGCAACCCTTGATCTTAGTTGCCAGCATTCAGTTGGGCACTCTAAGGTGACTGCCGGTGACAAACCGGAGGAAGGTGGGGATGACGTCAAATCATCATGCCCCTTATGACCTGGGCTACACACGTGCTACAATGGATGATACAGAGGGTTGCCAACCCGCGAGGGGGAGCTAATCCCATAAAATCATTCCCAGTTCGGATTGGAGGCTGCAACTCGCCTCCATGAAGCCGGAATCGCTAGTAATCGTGGATCAGCATGCCACGGTGAATACGTTCCCGGGTCTTGTACACACCGCCCGTCACACCACGAGAGTTTGTAACACCCGAAGTCGGTGGGGTAACCCTTACGGGAGCCAGCCGCCGAAGGTGGGACAGATGATTGGGGTGAAGTCGTAACAAGGTAGCCGTATCGGAAGGTGCGGCTGGATCACCTCCTTTCTAAGGATTATTTCGGAAATAGACCTCTGGTCTATCCATTGACGTTTTGCGTTCAGTTTTGAAGGTTCATCTTTCTTTATAGATGATCTTTTTCAAAACTTGTTCATTGAAAACTGGATAAAACGACATTGAAAGTAACAAATCAAGAATCAACCGAGTCGATTACAATTGTAATTTACTTATGCAATACCTTTTTAAGAGCCCCTGTTTACATCGCTGTAAATAAGACTCACCAAATGGCTGTTGAAGCCGAAAGGTTAAGTTAGAAAGGGCGCACGGCGGATGCCTTGGCACTAGGAGCCTAAGAAGGACGGCACTAACACCGATATGCTCCGGGGAGCTGTAAGTAAGCTTTGATCCGGAGATTTCCGAATGGGGAAACCCACTGCCCATAATGGGGTAGTACGTTTACGTGAATACATAGCGTAAACGAGGCAGACCCGGAGAACTGAAACATCTAAGTATCCGGAGGAAGAGAAAGAAACATCGATTCCCTGAGTAGCGGCGAGCGAAACGGGAAGAGCCCAAACCAGGAAGCTTGCTTCCTGGGGTTGTAGGACACTCTACACGGAGTTACAAAGGAATGGATTAGGCGAAGCGACCTGGAAAGGTCCGCCGTAGCGGGTAAAAGCCCCGTAGTCGAAAGTCCATTCTCTCCAGAGTGTATCCTGAGTACGGCGGAACACGTGAAATTCCGTCGGAATCCGGGAGGACCATCTCCCAAGGCTAAATACTCCCTAGTGACCGATAGTGAACCAGTACCGTGAGGGAAAGGTGAAAAGCACCCCGGAAGGGGAGTGAAATAGATCCTGAAACCGTGTGCCTACAAGTTGTCAGAGCCCGTTAATGGGTGATGGCGTGCCTTTTGTAGAATGAACCGGCGAGTTACGATTCCATGCAAGGTTAAGCAGTGAATGCGGAGCCGCAGCGAAAGCGAGTCTGAATAGGGCGAATGAGTATGGGGTCGTAGACCCGAAACCAGGTGATCTACCCATGTCCAGGGTGAAGGTAAGGTAACACTTACTGGAGGCCCGAACCCACGTATGTTGAAAAATGCGGGGATGAGGTGTGGGTAGCGGTGAAATTCCAATCGAACCTGGAGATAGCTGGTTCTCTCCGAAATAGCTTTAGGGCTAGCCTCAAACGTTAAGAATCTCGGAGGTAGAGCACTGTTTGGACTAGGGGCCCATCCCGGGTTACCGAATTCAGACAAACTCCGAATGCCGATGATTTATGTTTGGGAGTCAGACTGCGGGTGATAAGATCCGTAGTCGAGAGGGAAACAGCCCAGACCACCAGTTAAGGTCCCCAAGTATTCGTTAAGTGGAAAAGGATGTGGCGTTGCCCAGACAACCAGGATGTTGGCTCAGAAGCAGCCATCATTTAAAGAGTGCGTAATAGCTCACTGGTCGAGTGGCGCTGCGCCGAAAATGTACCGGGGCTAAACGAATCACCGAAACTGTGGATTGACACCTTAGGTGTCAGTGGTAGGAGAGCGTTCCAAGGGCGTTGAAGCTAGACCGTAAGGACTGGTGGAGCGCTTGGAAGTGAGAATGCCGGTATGAGTAGCGAAAGAAGGGTGAGAATCCCTTCCACCGAATGCCCAAGGTTTCCTGAGGAAGGCTCGTCCGCTCAGGGTTAGTCGGGACCTAAGTCGAGGCCGAAAGGCGTAGACGATGGATAACAGGTTGATATTCCTGTACCACCTCCCCGCCGTTTGAGTAATGGGGGGACGCAGTAGGATAGGGTGAGCGCGCTGTTGGTTATGCGCGTCTAAGCAGTGAGGTGTGGAACGAGGCAAATCCCGTTCCTATAACATTGAGCTGTGATGGCGAGGAGAATTGTCTCCGGAGTCCCTGATTTCACACTGCCAAGAAAAGCCTCTAACGAGGCGGGAGGTGCCCGTACCGCAAACCGACACAGGTAGGCGAGGAGAGAATCCTAAGGTGATCGAGAGAACTCTCGTTAAGGAACTCGGCAAAATGACCCCGTAACTTCGGGAGAAGGGGTGCTCTGGTAGGGTGTTAAAGCCCGAGAGAGCCGCAGTGAATAGGCCCAGGCGACTGTTTAGCAAAAACACAGGTCTCTGCAAAACCGCAAGGTGAAGTATAGGGGCTGACGCCTGCCCGGTGCTGGAAGGTTAAGAGGAGAGGTCAGCGCAAGCGAAGCTTTGAATTGAAGCCCCAGTAAACGGCGGCCGTAACTATAACGGTCCTAAGGTAGCGAAATTCCTTGTCGGGTAAGTTCCGACCCGCACGAAAGGCGTAACGATCTGGGCACTGTCTCAACGAGAGACTCGGTGAAATTATAATACCTGTGAAGATGCAGGTTACCCGCGACAGGACGGAAAGACCCCGTGGAGCTTTACTGTAACCTGATATTGAATTCCGATGCATCCTGTACAGGATAGGTAGGAGCCTTAGAGCCCGGAGCGCCAGCTTCGGAGGAGGCGTTGGTGGGATACTACCCTGGATGTATTGGACTTCTAACCCATGCCCCTTATCGGGGCAGGAGACAGTGTCAGGCGGACAGTTTGACTGGGGCGGTCGCCTCCTAAAGAGTAACGGAGGCGCCCAAAGGTTCCCTCAGAATGGTTGGACATCATTCGTAGAGTGCAAAGGCATAAGGGAGCTTGACTGCGAGACCTACAAGTCGAGCAGGGTCGAAAGACGGGCTTAGTGATCCGGTGGTTCCGCATGGAAGGGCCATCGCTCAACGGATAAAAGCTACCCCGGGGATAACAGGCTTATCTCCCCCAAGAGTCCACATCGACGGGGAGGTTTGGCACCTCGATGTCGGCTCATCGCATCCTGGGGCTGTAGTCGGTCCCAAGGGTTGGGCTGTTCGCCCATTAAAGCGGTACGCGAGCTGGGTTCAGAACGTCGTGAGACAGTTCGGTCCCTATCCGTCGCGGGCGCAGGAAATTTGAGAGGAGCTGTCCTTAGTACGAGAGGACCGGGATGGACACACCGCTGGTGTACCAGTTGTCTTGCCAAAGGCATCGCTGGGTAGCTATGTGTGGACGGGATAAATGCTGAAAGCATCTAAGCATGAAGCCCCCCTCGAGATGAGATTTCCCATTACGCAAGTAAGTAAGATCCCTCAAAGAAGATGAGGTTGATAGGTCTGGGGTGGAAGCGCGGCGACGTGTGGAGCTGACGGATACTAATCGATCGAGGACTTAACCTTATTTAAAAAGTGCACGGTTGGCTCGATTTGTGCAACACAATGTTGGTTTTATTCAGTTTTGAGTGAATAAGTACTATTTATTTTTTGAAAAAGTACTTGCAAAACTCAATAGATTTGATATAATGAGTAATGTCTTTGAAAAAAGACTATACAGGTCTGGTGCCGATGGCGAAGAGGTCACACCCGTTCCCATCCCGAACACGGAAGTTAAGCTCTTCAGCGCCGATGGTAGTTGGGGGTTCCCCCCTGCAAGAGTAGGACGTCGCCGGGCCTGTACAATTCATTACATACAGACTTTAACTTACCCAGGAGGATTAGCTCAGCTGGGAGAGCACCTGCCTTACAAGCAGGGGGTCGGCGGTTCGAGCCCGTCATCCTCCACCATATTTTTAAAATGATTTATTTGCCGGTGTAGCTCAATTGGTAGAGCAACTGACTTGTAATCAGTAGGTTGAGGGTTCAAGTCCTTTCGCCGGCACCATGTTTGGAGCCATTAGCTCAGTTGGTAGAGCATCTGACTTTTAATCAGAGGGTCACAGGTTCGAATCCTGTATGGCTCACCATTTCTATGACTTGCCAGTCATAGGGTAGGGATTTGATTCCTACTAAATATTGCGGGTGTGGTGGAACTGGCAGACACGCTAGACTTAGGATCTAGTGCCTTCGGGCGTGGGGGTTCGACTCCCTTCACCCGCACTCTTATGCGGAAGTAGTTCAGTGGTAGAATACGACCTTGCCAAGGTCGGGGTCGCGGGTTCGAATCCCGTCTTCCGCTCCATTTCTTAGCCGGGGTGGCGGAACTGGCAGACGCACAGGACTTAAAATCCTGCGGTAGGTGACTACCGTACCGGTTCGATTCCGGTTCTCGGCACCAAATAGATTTTTTTATGCGCCCGTAGCTCAATTGGATAGAGCGTCTGACTACGGATCAGAAGGTTATGGGTTCGACTCCTGTCGGGCGCGCCAATAAATTTACATTAAATATTCAACTCGGGAAGTAGCTCAGCTTGGTAGAGCACTTGGTTTGGGACCAAGGGGTCGCAGGTTCGAATCCTGTCTTCCCGACCACTTCATGGGGCCTTAGCTCAGCTGGGAGAGCGCCTGCCTTGCACGCAGGAGGTCAGCGGTTCGATCCCGCTAGGCTCCACTTTATGAACCTTGAAAACTGAACAGCAAAACGTCAATGAAATAAAGCGAAGGTGCTTCGGCACTAGAGCCAAACGTTTCCCAAAAGGAAACACAAACGAATCTTCGGATTCAAATTTGACATCTTAATTGATGCCAGCAAGAAATGAGCAATCATTTTCTTCTATTATGGAGAGTTTGATCCTGGCTCAGGACGAACGCTGGCGGCGTGCCTAATACATGCAAGTCGAGCGGACGGAAGGGAGCTTGCTCCCTGAAGTTAGCGGCGGACGGGTGAGTAACACGTGGGCAACCTGCCCTGCAGATGGGGATAACTCCGGGAAACCGGGGCTAATACCGAATAATCAGTTTGTCCGCATGGACAAACTCTGAAAGACGGTTTCGGCTGTCACTGCAGGATGGGCCCGCGGCGCATTAGCTAGTTGGTGGGGTAATGGCCTACCAAGGCGACGATGCGTAGCCGACCTGAGAGGGTGATCGGCCACACTGGGACTGAGACACGGCCCAGACTCCTACGGGAGGCAGCAGTAGGGAATCTTCCACAATGGACGAAAGTCTGATGGAGCAACGCCGCGTGAGTGAAGAAGGTTTTCGGATCGTAAAGCTCTGTTGTAAGGGAAGAACACGTACGAGAGTAACTGCTCGTACCTTGACGGTACCTTATTAGAAAGCCACGGCTAACTACGTGCCAGCAGCCGCGGTAATACGTAGGTGGCAAGCGTTGTCCGGAATTATTGGGCGTAAAGCGCGCGCAGGCGGTCCTTTAAGTCTGATGTGAAAGCCCACGGCTCAACCGTGGAGGGTCATTGGAAACTGGGGGACTTGAGTACAGAAGAGGAAAGCGGAATTCCACGTGTAGCGGTGAAATGCGTAGAGATGTGGAGGAACACCAGTGGCGAAGGCGGCTTTCTGGTCTGTAACTGACGCTGAGGCGCGAAAGCGTGGGGAGCAAACAGGATTAGATACCCTGGTAGTCCACGCCGTAAACGATGAGTGCTAAGTGTTAGGGGGTTTCCGCCCCTTAGTGCTGCAGCTAACGCATTAAGCACTCCGCCTGGGGAGTACGGCCGCAAGGCTGAAACTCAAAGGAATTGACGGGGACCCGCACAAGCGGTGGAGCATGTGGTTTAATTCGAAGCAACGCGAAGAACCTTACCAGGTCTTGACATCCCGCTGCCCGGTGTAGAGATATGCCTTTCCCTTCGGGGACAGCGGTGACAGGTGGTGCATGGTTGTCGTCAGCTCGTGTCGTGAGATGTTGGGTTAAGTCCCGCAACGAGCGCAACCCTTGATCTTAGTTGCCAGCATTCAGTTGGGCACTCTAAGGTGACTGCCGGTGACAAACCGGAGGAAGGTGGGGATGACGTCAAATCATCATGCCCCTTATGACCTGGGCTACACACGTGCTACAATGGATGATACAGAGGGTTGCCAACCCGCGAGGGGGAGCTAATCCCATAAAATCATTCCCAGTTCGGATTGGAGGCTGCAACTCGCCTCCATGAAGCCGGAATCGCTAGTAATCGTGGATCAGCATGCCACGGTGAATACGTTCCCGGGTCTTGTACACACCGCCCGTCACACCACGAGAGTTTGTAACACCCGAAGTCGGTGGGGTAACCCTTACGGGAGCCAGCCGCCGAAGGTGGGACAGATGATTGGGGTGAAGTCGTAACAAGGTAGCCGTATCGGAAGGTGCGGCTGGATCACCTCCTTTCTAAGGATTATTTCGGAAATAGACCTCTGGTCTATCCATTGACGTTTTGCGTTCAGTTTTGAAGGTTCATCATAATTGAACTTCATAATAAAATCCCGAAAGGGGCCTATAGCTCAGCTGGTTAGAGCGCACGCCTGATAAGCGTGAGGTCGGTGGTTCGAGTCCACTTAGGCCCACCATTAAAGTTTTAAGCAGTAATGCAATTAATTGCTTAAGTAATGGATTATATATTTCGGGGCCTTAGCTCAGCTGGGAGAGCGCCTGCCTTGCACGCAGGAGGTCAGCGGTTCGATCCCGCTAGGCTCCACCAACTTACTCCATAGGGAGTATTTTTGTTCTTTGAAAACTGGATAAAACGACATTGAAAGTAACAAATCAAGAATCAACCGAGTAGATTACAGTTGTAATTTACTTATGCAATACTTTTTAACGATTACAGGAGCATATCGCTATGCAATTGTAGTCACCCGAGGATTTCGAGAAGCAAGCAGTGCTAGGAAGTAAGTGAGTGAACACCGGAGCGTGCTACAGCACGTGAGGATGTGAACGAGCGAAGCTGACAACGCAATGCGCCGCTTATCGGAAGCCGTATAAAGGTTAAGTTAGAAAGGGCGCACGGCGGATGCCTTGGCACTAGGAGCCTAAGAAGGACGGCACTAACACCGATATGCTCCGGGGAGCTGTAAGTAAGCTTTGATCCGGAGATTTCCGAATGGGGAAACCCACTGCCCATAATGGGGTAGTACGTTTACGTGAATACATAGCGTAAACGAGGC from Sporosarcina sp. FSL K6-1522 includes the following:
- the folK gene encoding 2-amino-4-hydroxy-6-hydroxymethyldihydropteridine diphosphokinase, which gives rise to MTVAYLSIGSNIGDRLDHLVEAVRALDVRDDVRVLAVSSVYETAPVGYTDQADFLNIAVGVETTLDAYELLAACQEVEQALGRVRTVRWGPRTVDLDILLYDNDNVVAENLIVPHMRMHERAFVLIPLLEIAPMVVHPKTGKLYAKEIAAQDRGVMLWKKVNGVEQFLQTAE
- the folP gene encoding dihydropteroate synthase, whose amino-acid sequence is MELTHARDVYRFKGSEMDFKKETVIMGILNVTPDSFSDGGKFGAIDVALKHAEEMLRNGAKIIDVGGESTRPGHVPVSLEQELERTVPVIEALTKELGCVVSIDTYKAGVAEEAIKAGAQIINDIWGAKREPAIADVAAKYDVSIILMHNREQAVYEGPFIDEVIADLEESIGIATAAGVTRENIWLDPGIGFARDTMQNIVTMQGLRRISDMGYPVLLGTSRKSLIGNVLELPVEERLEGTGATVCYGIEHGCHMMRVHDVKEIARMAKMMDVLTGKTVFEQ
- the lysS gene encoding lysine--tRNA ligase; this translates as MSHLDELNDQLLVRRQKMEDIRESGLDPFGSRFERTHLSNEILEQYEELSKEELDETPHEVKIAGRIMTKRGKGKAGFAHLQDLGGQIQIYVRQDAIGEEAYKLFTSADLGDIVGVSGVVFKTKVGELSIKATEFTFLTKALRPLPEKFHGLKDIEQRYRQRYLDLIATEGSKETFILRSKIIRSMRRYLDDQGFLEVETPMLHAIAGGASARPFITHHNTLDMELYMRIAIELHLKRLIVGGLEKVYEIGRVFRNEGMSTRHNPEFTMIELYEAYADYKDIMALTENLVAHIAQDVLGTTQVQYGEDIIELAPGWTRLHMVDAIKEYTGVDFWKEMTKEEAHALAKEHGVEVTAMMEVGHVLNEFFEQKVEEQLVQPTFIYGHPVEISPLAKKNPEDERFTDRFELFIVRREHANAFTELNDPIDQRQRFEAQLVEKEQGNDEAHDMDDDFIEALEYGLPPTGGLGIGVDRLVMLLTNAQSIRDILLFPQMRPRD
- the folB gene encoding dihydroneopterin aldolase, which codes for MDYIHLNEMAFYGYHGALPEETKLGQRFRVSVSLATDLAEAGTTDELDKTVNYAEVYQLCRAIVEGEPVKLIETVSERIAAEVLKAFGAKVSGVRVVLIKPDPPIPGHYTSVAVDITRGRFV